In Aegilops tauschii subsp. strangulata cultivar AL8/78 chromosome 3, Aet v6.0, whole genome shotgun sequence, one genomic interval encodes:
- the LOC109759419 gene encoding mitogen-activated protein kinase kinase kinase 18: MDVAVAKQLRRIRTLGRGASGAVVWLASDEASGELLAVKSAGAGGAAQLEREGSVLTGLCSPHIIPCLGSRAAECGEYQLFLEFAPGGSLADEAARSGGCLPEPAIRAYAGDVARGLEYLHARSLVHGDVKARNVVIGGDGRARLTDFGCARAVDSLLPMGGTPAFMAPEVARVEEQGPASDVWALGCTVVEMATGRAPWSDMNDLLAAVHRIGYTAAVPEVPGWLSAEAKDFLDGCFRRQPSDRSTAAQLLDHPFVASAAAAGDYKAAPVKQQYTSPKSTLQDALWDSDTDDEADEMSATPAERIGALACGNSALPDWDSDDGWIDVCDEVHRVPDSPPADAGYDLVWPEESDAEREPFAVAADDSNDIPRNAVVTDSSIWQDSYVRPVHLGSCRNQFHPFQSDGDENLRFDRRCNKDRVMEFIFLLKISKSATSHLSATFLVCVCFSLQIRACSFFLRVTDPSM, from the coding sequence TGTGGCTTGCGTCCGACGAAGCCTCCGGAGAGCTCCTGGCCGTCAAGTCCGCCGGCGCCGGTGGCGCGGCGCAGCTGGAGCGCGAGGGCAGCGTGCTCACCGGGCTCTGCTCGCCGCACATCATCCCCTGCCTCGGCTCCCGCGCCGCGGAGTGCGGCGAGTACCAGCTCTTCCTCGAGTTCGCGCCCGGCGGCTCGCTCGCGGATGAGGCCGCCAGGAGCGGGGGCTGCCTCCCGGAGCCCGCCATCCGGGCGTACGCAGGGGACGTGGCCAGGGGGCTGGAGTACCTCCATGCGAGGTCGCTGGTCCACGGGGACGTGAAGGCACGGAACGTGGTGATCGGCGGCGACGGCCGCGCCAGGCTGACGGACTTCGGCTGCGCGAGGGCCGTGGACTCCCTGCTCCCGATGGGCGGCACGCCCGCGTTCATGGCGCCCGAGGTCGCGCGCGTCGAGGAGCAGGGGCCGGCGTCCGACGTGTGGGCGCTCGGCTGCACCGTCGTCGAGATGGCCACTGGCCGCGCGCCATGGAGCGACATGAACGATCTGCTCGCGGCCGTGCACCGGATCGGGTACACGGCCGCCGTGCCGGAGGTGCCGGGGTGGCTCTCGGCGGAGGCCAAGGACTTCTTGGACGGATGCTTCAGGAGACAGCCCAGCGACCGGTCCACGGCAGCGCAGCTCTTGGATCACCCATTCGTTGCttccgccgctgccgccggcgaCTATAAGGCTGCGCCGGTGAAGCAACAATACACGTCTCCCAAGAGCACACTGCAGGACGCACTCTGGGACTCGGACACCGACGACGAGGCGGACGAGATGTCGGCGACGCCGGCCGAGAGGATCGGGGCATTGGCCTGCGGCAACTCGGCCCTGCCGGACTGGGACTCGGACGACGGCTGGATCGACGTGTGCGACGAGGTCCACAGAGTCCCCGACTCGCCGCCGGCCGACGCGGGTTACGACCTCGTTTGGCCCGAAGAATCTGACGCAGAGCGCGAGCCGTTCGCGGTTGCTGCTGACGACAGCAACGACATCCCGCGCAATGCAGTGGTGACCGACTCCTCCATTTGGCAGGACAGTTACGTGCGCCCTGTGCATTTAGGCAGCTGTAGAAATCAATTTCACCCGTTTCAGTCTGACGGGGATGAAAACTTGAGATTTGATCGTCGTTGTAACAAAGACAGAGTAATGGAATTCATTTTTTTGCTCAAAATCTCAAAGTCTGCGACCAGCCATCTCTCTGCTACATTCCTCGTGTGCGTATGCTTTTCGTTACAGATCCGAGCatgctctttttttttgcgggtgacaGATCCGAGCATGTGA